One part of the Lotus japonicus ecotype B-129 chromosome 2, LjGifu_v1.2 genome encodes these proteins:
- the LOC130741366 gene encoding type IV inositol polyphosphate 5-phosphatase 7-like — MRDGNSKKSKLSWSKRMVRKFFNLKSKAEESHQAGDVAYGGGDVDYRSRSSLSEREQCTIKKSKTEKLSRNSSQARRGKMNLDHPRIIDVHNYSIFTATWNVAGRSPPSNLNLDDLLHASPPADIYVLGFQEIVPLNAGNILGAEDNGPAKKWLSLIGKTLNNLPGSSGCNGYYTPSPIPQPVVELNADFEGSARQKNSSFFQRRSFQTTSSNWGMDNDPSTALPRLDRRFSVCDRVIFGNRRSDFDPSFRWGYRPSDYSRASDYSRPSDYSRMGSSDDDNGLGDSPSTVLFSPMSYGGPASAEDVYGVQGRPRYCLFASKQMVGIFLTIWVRSELKDHVRNLKVSCVGRGLMGYLGNKGSISISMSLHETSFCFICSHLTSGQKEGDELRRNSDVMEILKKTRFPRVHGADNEKSPETILEHDRIIWLGDLNYRIALSYRTAKALVEMQNWRALLENDQLRIEQKRGRAFVGWNEGKIYFPPTYKYSTNSDRYAGDDMHPKEKRRTPAWCDRILWYGEGLHQLSYVRGESRFSDHKPVYAIFWAEVESNHGRLKKSMSCSRSRIEVEELLPYSHGYTELSFF, encoded by the exons ATGAGAGATGGGAATTCCAAAAAAAGCAAG CTCTCATGGTCCAAGAGAATGGTCAGAAAGTtcttcaatctcaaaagcaaaGCTGAAGAATCCCACCAAGCTGGTGATGTTGCTTATGGAG GAGGTGATGTAGATTACAGAAGCAGGAGCAGCTTATCTGAGAGAGAGCAATGCACAATCAAAAAGAGCAAAACAG AGAAGTTGAGCAGGAACTCATCGCAGGCCAGGCGAGGAAAAATGAACCTTGACCATCCTAGAATTATAGATGTCCACAACTATAG CATTTTCACTGCTACATGGAATGTGGCTGGAAGATCCCCACCAAGTAACTTGAATTTAGATGATTTGCTTCATGCCTCACCGCCTGCGGATATTTATGTTCTTGG ATTTCAAGAGATAGTTCCCTTGAATGCTGGTAATATCTTAGGCGCCGAAGACAATGGCCCTGCCAAAAAGTGGCTATCGCTCATTGGAAAGACTTTAAACAATCTTCCTGGTTCTAGCGGATGCAACGGGTATTATACACCATCGCCCATTCCTCAGCCGGTGGTAGAATTAAATGCCGATTTTGAAGGATCAGCTAGGCAGAAGAATTCATCATTCTTCCAACGGCGGTCATTCCAGACAACGTCTAGTAACTGGGGAATGGACAATGATCCGTCAACTGCACTACCACGTCTAGATCGGAGATTCAGTGTCTGCGATCGTGTAATTTTTGGTAACAGGCGAAGTGACTTTGATCCCAGTTTCCGATGGGGTTACAGGCCTAGTGACTATTCAAGGGCAAGTGACTACTCCAGACCCAGTGACTATTCAAGAATGGGTTCATCTGATGATGACAATGGCCTTGGAGATTCTCCAAGTACAGtcttattttcaccaatgtCTTATGGTGGACCTGCATCTGCTGAAGATGTATACGGCGTGCAAGGGCGTCCGAGGTACTGCCTTTTTGCAAGTAAGCAAATGGTGGGAATATTTCTCACCATATGGGTGAGAAGTGAATTGAAGGATCATGTTAGAAACTTGAAAGTATCATGTGTTGGCAGAGGATTGATGGGTTATCTCGGAAATAAG GGATCCATCTCAATTAGCATGTCTCTGCACGAAACAAGCTTTTGCTTCATTTGTAGCCACTTAACCTCAGGACAGAAAGAGGGAGACGAGCTAAGAAGAAATTCTGATGTGATGGAGATTCTTAAAAAGACAAGATTTCCACGTGTTCACGGTGCTGACAATGAGAAGTCTCCAGAGACAATCCTGGAGCATGA TCGAATTATATGGCTTGGAGATTTGAATTATCGGATTGCCCTCTCCTACCGTACTGCTAAGGCACTTGTTGAGATGCAAAACTGGAGAGCATTGTTAGAGAATGACCAG TTGAGAATAGAGCAAAAGAGAGGTCGCGCATTTGTGGGATGGAATGAAGGGAAGATTTATTTCCCTCCAACATACAAGTATTCAACTAATTCAGATAGGTATGCAGGAGATGACATGCACCCTAAGGAGAAAAGGCGAACACCTGCTTG GTGTGACCGTATTTTGTGGTATGGAGAAGGTCTCCATCAACTATCCTATGTCCGTGGGGAATCAAGATTCTCAGACCACAAACCGGTTTATGCCATATTTTGGGCCGAGGTTGAGTCAAATCATGGAAGATTAAAGAAAAGTATGAGCTGTTCTCGTTCCAGAATTGAGGTGGAGGAACTTTTACCATATTCCCACGGATACACTGAACTCAGCTTTTTCTAA